The Rhododendron vialii isolate Sample 1 chromosome 1a, ASM3025357v1 region CTTGTGGCTTCAACAGCATATGCACAATTGATGATTATAAAAGGCCTAATTGTTCGTGCCCTGTAGGTTTTTCGTTGCTTGATCCAAACGACAAGTACGGAGACTGTAAGCCAAGTTTCACACCAAGTTGTGAAGAAGATGACCACAAGAGTTCCAACGGAGATCTCTATGACTTGTCAGTGTTAATAGATACTGATTGGCCTCTGTCTGACTACGAGCAACTGAAGCCTGTCAGTGAAGAGATGTGCAGAAATTCTTGCCTCCAGGATTGTTTCTGCGCTGTTGCTATTCTGCGGGGTGATAGCTGCTGGAAGAAGAAGCTGCCACTTTCTAATGGGAGGAAGGACAGTGTTGTTAATGGGAAGGCTTTCATGAAGTTCAGGAAAGGTGACCTTCCTCCATCTACTACCGATCCTCGTTCTCCTCTTCTGGGTAGCTCTTTATTCGTCAATGTTGCACTTCTGGGTGCCTTTTGCCTGGGTTTTTCCCTCATCTACCAGAAGAAGATCGTGAATAGTCGTCATGGGTTCGGAGCTGTGGAAACAAATCTTCATTGTTTTTCGTATGAGGAGCTTGCAGAGGCTACAGATGGATTCCAGGAAGAACTTGGAAGGGGAGCTTTTGGAATTGTGTATGGAGGGGCAGTACGAATGGGGAATTCTAGAATTTTCGTCGCAGTCAAGAAGCTAGATAGGGTGGTtcaagaaaaacagagagagaaggaatTTAGAACCGAAGTACATGTGATTGGCCAGACCCATCATAAGAATCTAGTCCGACTGGTTGGATTTTGCGACCAAGGGGAGCACCGGATGTTAGTGTACGAGTTCATGAGTAATGGCACTCTCGCTAGCTTCCTGTTTGGAGAGACAAAGCCTAGTTGGAACCAGAGGAGCGAAATTGCGTTGGGAATTGCTAGAGGCCTCCTCTACCTACACGAAGAAAGCAGCACGCAGATCATCCATTGCAATATAAAGCCTCAAAACATACTTCTTGACAACTATTACAGCGCCCGAATTGCCGACTTTGGGTTGGCTAAACTGCTGATGATCAATCAGAGCCAGACAAATACTGGTATTAGAGGGACAAAAGGGTATGTTGCACCTGAATGGTTTAGAAACAAGCCGGTAACCACTAAAGTTGATGTTTACAGCTTTGGTGTGTTGCTATTAGAGATCATTACTTGTCGAAAAAACGTAGAGGGGTGGGAGATGGGCGGTGAAGAGAGACCAATTTTAACTGATTGGGTTTGTGACTGCTTTCTGAAAGATGAATTGCATGCTTTGATTGAGGACGATTCCGAGGCCTTGAATGACTGGAGGAAGGTGCAGAGATTTCTGATGGTTGGAATTTGGTGTATTCAAGAAGATCCCTCTCAACGGCCCACGATGAGGAAGGTTACTCAGATGCTTGAAGGAGTTGTCGAAGTTCCTGTGCCTCCAAG contains the following coding sequences:
- the LOC131315595 gene encoding G-type lectin S-receptor-like serine/threonine-protein kinase LECRK3: MSYPLLHTLFCFLLLLPFSTVAQTNGTVDVGASITAGDNSTTPWLSASQDFAFGFKQLQDNNLFLLSIWYYKIPDQTIVWYANEGVPVLAGSKIGITAGKGLVLSDPQGRELWSSTPIRNQVAYGSMSDMGSFVLVGGGSDNIWESFKYPTDTLLPAQIMESGGVLFSRQSEKNFSRGRFQLRLLEDGNLVLNTRDLVTNFAYDAYYWSNTYDGVNVTNRGYRVIFNETGYIFVLKRNNQRAVLGPTTVPPSGDYYYRATLDFDGVFTLYYHPKTKNGNPKTWTALWSEPDNICVDIVASEGRGACGFNSICTIDDYKRPNCSCPVGFSLLDPNDKYGDCKPSFTPSCEEDDHKSSNGDLYDLSVLIDTDWPLSDYEQLKPVSEEMCRNSCLQDCFCAVAILRGDSCWKKKLPLSNGRKDSVVNGKAFMKFRKGDLPPSTTDPRSPLLGSSLFVNVALLGAFCLGFSLIYQKKIVNSRHGFGAVETNLHCFSYEELAEATDGFQEELGRGAFGIVYGGAVRMGNSRIFVAVKKLDRVVQEKQREKEFRTEVHVIGQTHHKNLVRLVGFCDQGEHRMLVYEFMSNGTLASFLFGETKPSWNQRSEIALGIARGLLYLHEESSTQIIHCNIKPQNILLDNYYSARIADFGLAKLLMINQSQTNTGIRGTKGYVAPEWFRNKPVTTKVDVYSFGVLLLEIITCRKNVEGWEMGGEERPILTDWVCDCFLKDELHALIEDDSEALNDWRKVQRFLMVGIWCIQEDPSQRPTMRKVTQMLEGVVEVPVPPSPSQFSFVSHGVGEE